In the Apium graveolens cultivar Ventura unplaced genomic scaffold, ASM990537v1 ctg8266, whole genome shotgun sequence genome, one interval contains:
- the LOC141704823 gene encoding F-box protein At3g07870-like has translation MDLPEELIAEIISRTPVRTIVSCKSVCKRWCNIVSEPFFSRLHLSISSKMLLLHQGDAEDVDDDNDGDLAVVELDDQHRQHDIHHEPMMRFSPGLALGDYVGLIGSVNGLICLEDSYDDSAYVCNPITQEYIRLQDSEYTRVSYLKGYYGFGLVESNQQYKIVRFYKGRFPSTEYDLGSEVYTLGTGMWRDLGHVPFHLNEHDRGHYVSGRLHWLAGELICAFDLDRELFRPMEAPPRAPGNTDHFSILGVHNHFRNLGVLKGCLCICDITLYSELSIWVKRDYGVEDSWSKKLIITPNPPLHEGINTDMVRLLKVLKDGNILMYCDQLQLFTYHPQQ, from the coding sequence ATGGACTTACCAGAAGAATTGATTGCTGAAATTATATCAAGAACTCCTGTGAGGACAATAGTGTCATGCAAAAGCGTGTGCAAAAGATGGTGTAATATAGTTTCAGAACCATTTTTTTCGCGTCTGCATCTCTCTATATCATCTAAAATGCTTTTACTTCATCAAGGAGACGCCGAGGACGTAGATGATGACAATGATGGTGACCTTGCAGTGGTTGAACTAGATGACCAACATCGCCAACATGATATTCATCACGAGCCTATGATGAGATTTTCCCCGGGACTTGCCTTGGGAGACTATGTGGGGTTAATTGGATCAGTTAATGGGTTAATATGCTTAGAAGATAGTTATGATGATTCAGCATATGTATGCAATCCAATTACACAAGAGTACATACGCCTTCAAGATTCCGAGTACACCAGAGTATCATATTTAAAGGGATATTATGGCTTTGGACTTGTTGAATCGAACCAACAGTACAAGATTGTACGTTTTTATAAGGGTAGATTTCCTTCAACTGAATATGACCTAGGGAGCGAGGTTTATACGCTTGGAACCGGCATGTGGAGAGATCTAGGACATGTCCCCTTCCATCTGAATGAACATGATAGGGGTCACTATGTCAGTGGCCGCCTCCATTGGTTAGCTGGTGAACTAATATGTGCTTTCGATTTGGATAGAGAATTATTTCGTCCAATGGAAGCTCCTCCACGGGCTCCTGGGAATACAGATCATTTTAGCATCTTGGGAGTCCATAATCATTTTAGGAACTTGGGAGTACTTAAAGGTTGCTTGTGTATATGTGATATAACACTATACTCTGAACTTTCTATTTGGGTGAAGAGAGATTATGGCGTGGAAGATAGTTGGAGTAAAAAACTCATCATCACTCCTAATCCTCCGTTACATGAAGGTATAAATACCGACATGGTTCGGCTTCTTAAAGTTCTCAAAGATGGGAACATCTTAATGTATTGTGACCAACTTCAATTGTTCACTTATCATCCTCAACAGTAA